The Marinilongibacter aquaticus genome has a window encoding:
- a CDS encoding ComEA family DNA-binding protein — protein sequence MKSIFQLIKRNFELSQHETYSVIIGLLSLFFMLGLAIAFEFWTDKKQNTVVLQPYSAPERTYQKLKRKQTKAAKDRYSSTKSRNYQLFDPNKATLQELLDNHFPKFLAERLIRFRESGKQFKYKAELATLYGLDESFYTELEPYIDLPEKADLIAKQELPMDKPFEHRSFVNTKKNARKEIAAFDINLATSEDLKQVYGIGEGFAQRILKFRTALGGFNSMAQVSQTYGLPDSTYQELQKHAFFKTPPQKIHINTVSYEEWKTPLLKAYQRKAILMYRAQHGTFESLEDLRKIKVLKDKDIEALAPYLDFQ from the coding sequence ATGAAATCCATTTTTCAACTGATCAAAAGAAATTTTGAGCTCAGCCAGCACGAAACCTATAGCGTGATCATCGGCCTGCTCAGCCTTTTCTTCATGCTCGGCCTGGCCATTGCCTTCGAGTTTTGGACCGACAAAAAACAAAATACTGTCGTTTTGCAGCCCTATTCGGCCCCAGAAAGAACTTACCAAAAGCTGAAAAGAAAGCAGACAAAAGCAGCGAAGGACAGATACTCATCCACAAAAAGCAGGAATTATCAACTGTTCGACCCCAACAAAGCTACTTTGCAAGAACTGCTCGACAACCACTTTCCAAAGTTTTTGGCCGAAAGGCTCATTCGTTTTCGTGAATCGGGTAAACAGTTCAAATACAAAGCCGAGCTTGCTACACTTTATGGCCTCGATGAAAGTTTCTATACCGAATTGGAGCCCTATATTGATCTCCCCGAAAAGGCCGACCTTATTGCCAAGCAAGAACTGCCAATGGACAAACCCTTTGAGCACAGATCATTTGTAAATACTAAAAAAAACGCACGCAAAGAAATTGCAGCCTTCGACATCAACCTCGCCACTTCAGAAGACTTAAAACAAGTGTATGGTATTGGAGAGGGCTTCGCCCAACGTATATTGAAATTTCGGACTGCTTTGGGCGGTTTCAATTCCATGGCACAAGTGAGCCAAACCTACGGATTGCCCGACAGCACCTACCAAGAATTGCAGAAACACGCCTTCTTCAAAACTCCGCCACAAAAAATACACATCAATACCGTATCATACGAAGAATGGAAAACACCCCTACTCAAAGCTTATCAACGAAAAGCCATACTCATGTACCGTGCACAGCACGGCACATTTGAAAGCTTGGAAGACCTGCGAAAAATCAAAGTGCTAAAAGACAAAGACATCGAGGCCCTCGCTCCTTATTTGGACTTTCAATGA
- a CDS encoding LOG family protein, with amino-acid sequence MTEKTETNDEKIKEAFANKDWNEIKSEDSWQIFKAMAEFVEGYDKLAKIGPCVSIFGSARTKPDNEYYKMTVEIARKLVAKGYGVITGGGPGIMEAANKGAKEMGGKSVGLNIKLPFEQVPNAYVDSDKSIDFDYFFARKVCFMKYSQGFIVLPGGFGTMDELFEALTLIQTDKIARFPIVLVGSPYWKGLLDWIANVMRDQEGNISPKDLDLLHLVDSVDDAIEVITEFYGKYHLKPNF; translated from the coding sequence ATGACAGAGAAAACTGAAACAAACGATGAGAAAATAAAAGAAGCTTTCGCGAATAAAGATTGGAACGAGATAAAAAGTGAAGACAGCTGGCAGATTTTCAAGGCCATGGCTGAATTTGTGGAAGGCTACGATAAATTGGCGAAAATTGGGCCTTGTGTCTCGATTTTCGGTTCGGCACGGACTAAACCTGACAATGAATATTATAAAATGACGGTCGAAATTGCCCGAAAATTGGTGGCGAAAGGCTACGGTGTGATTACCGGAGGAGGCCCGGGAATTATGGAAGCGGCCAACAAAGGAGCAAAAGAAATGGGCGGAAAGTCGGTAGGTTTGAACATAAAACTGCCTTTCGAGCAAGTGCCCAATGCTTATGTGGATTCGGATAAAAGTATCGATTTCGATTATTTCTTTGCCCGAAAAGTGTGTTTCATGAAATACTCGCAGGGTTTTATCGTGTTGCCTGGAGGTTTTGGCACAATGGATGAACTGTTCGAGGCCCTCACCTTGATTCAAACGGATAAAATTGCTCGTTTTCCGATAGTTTTGGTGGGTTCTCCCTATTGGAAAGGCCTTTTAGACTGGATTGCCAATGTGATGCGTGATCAAGAAGGGAACATCAGCCCAAAAGATCTGGACTTGCTGCATTTGGTCGATAGCGTGGATGATGCAATTGAGGTGATTACCGAATTCTACGGCAAGTATCACTTGAAGCCAAACTTCTAA
- the rpiB gene encoding ribose 5-phosphate isomerase B, translating into MKVAIGGDHAGYEYKGNILSWLQEKNFVTADFGPYTDESVDYPDAVHPLCRAIEKGDYEFGILICGSGNGVCMTANKHQGIRAGLAWDTEIAQLIRQHNNANVICIPARFTDPDQALDLVKAFLETPFEGGRHQRRVDKIACS; encoded by the coding sequence ATGAAAGTAGCAATTGGTGGCGACCACGCCGGATACGAATACAAAGGCAATATCCTTAGCTGGCTTCAAGAGAAAAACTTTGTTACCGCCGACTTCGGCCCCTATACCGATGAATCTGTGGATTATCCCGACGCCGTACACCCACTTTGCCGTGCGATAGAGAAAGGCGATTACGAATTTGGCATTCTTATTTGCGGTTCGGGCAATGGTGTGTGCATGACCGCCAACAAGCACCAAGGCATTCGTGCCGGATTGGCCTGGGATACCGAAATTGCCCAATTGATTCGCCAACACAACAACGCCAATGTGATTTGTATCCCTGCAAGATTTACCGATCCCGATCAGGCTCTGGATCTGGTTAAGGCCTTTTTGGAAACCCCCTTTGAAGGCGGTAGACACCAAAGACGCGTGGATAAAATTGCCTGCAGCTAA
- a CDS encoding DUF6427 family protein, protein MITLFRFNTFFHVFTVFGILLLLKLPMMLHGLPVLAPELEWQLIGERLVEGKALYREIWTNVGPLSAYSYGFVTLLFGRDVFNAEMLAFFLVFLQALYINYMVNNRRVLLEKTFLPALLYILVMSLSFDTCKLSPALMGNTFLLFALNSIFKQIDRGEQTSQYVFEVGIFIGIGTLFVYSYPVFLFWALLSLILFTPFKANQLFLILLGFFMPLIVALLFFYFAGSAEQFIREWALQVFDRRPQFDQSTINTILLFAFPVALAVLGILRLLNYTRYANFQTRKHQILVVYGVFALINYVFACDSSTFNMLALVPFLAIFTAGWFLHMRGTYTPELFFLVFAFIVVFASFQGVKPLLGRGFEHLQSIRIDKTATPAFAKGQKILVTGEDIAPYFNAQLGAVYLSWPVSKNELEQADVYQHIASVYGNFEREKPSFILDKAEVFPEIFKRIPSLESLYEPMKGQTNVYKLKK, encoded by the coding sequence TTGATCACACTTTTCCGCTTCAATACTTTTTTTCATGTCTTTACGGTTTTCGGCATTTTGCTTTTGCTTAAACTGCCGATGATGTTGCATGGTTTGCCCGTTTTGGCCCCCGAACTCGAATGGCAGCTGATTGGTGAGCGATTGGTGGAGGGGAAAGCCCTTTATCGCGAGATTTGGACCAATGTGGGGCCTTTGAGTGCCTACAGCTACGGTTTTGTGACCTTGCTCTTTGGCAGAGATGTGTTCAATGCCGAAATGCTGGCTTTCTTTTTGGTCTTTTTGCAGGCCTTGTACATCAATTATATGGTGAACAATCGACGGGTACTTTTGGAGAAAACCTTTTTGCCGGCTTTGCTTTATATTTTGGTAATGTCTTTGTCTTTCGACACCTGCAAACTGTCGCCTGCTCTGATGGGAAATACCTTTCTTTTGTTCGCTCTAAACAGCATTTTCAAGCAGATTGATAGAGGAGAGCAAACTTCGCAGTATGTGTTTGAAGTGGGTATTTTTATTGGAATTGGCACACTTTTCGTATACAGTTATCCCGTGTTTCTGTTTTGGGCTTTATTGAGCCTGATCCTCTTTACGCCCTTCAAGGCCAATCAATTGTTTTTGATTTTATTGGGCTTTTTTATGCCCTTGATTGTGGCCCTGCTTTTCTTTTATTTCGCGGGCTCTGCCGAGCAATTCATCCGTGAATGGGCTCTTCAGGTTTTCGATCGAAGACCTCAATTCGATCAATCGACAATCAACACCATCTTGCTTTTTGCTTTTCCCGTTGCTTTGGCCGTTTTGGGCATTCTTCGTTTATTGAATTACACGCGTTACGCGAACTTCCAGACTCGGAAACATCAAATCCTGGTGGTATATGGGGTTTTTGCTTTGATAAATTACGTGTTTGCCTGCGATTCGAGTACCTTCAATATGTTGGCATTGGTTCCGTTTTTGGCCATTTTTACCGCAGGTTGGTTTTTGCATATGCGTGGCACCTATACGCCCGAGTTGTTTTTCTTGGTCTTTGCGTTCATTGTGGTTTTTGCTTCGTTTCAAGGTGTGAAGCCTCTTTTGGGCCGCGGTTTTGAGCATTTACAATCCATTCGAATCGACAAAACGGCTACGCCAGCATTTGCAAAAGGGCAGAAGATTTTGGTGACAGGCGAAGATATTGCTCCTTATTTCAATGCCCAATTGGGTGCGGTTTACTTAAGTTGGCCCGTTTCCAAAAATGAATTGGAACAGGCCGATGTATACCAGCATATAGCTTCAGTTTACGGCAATTTCGAAAGGGAAAAGCCATCTTTTATTTTGGATAAAGCAGAGGTTTTCCCTGAAATTTTCAAGCGTATTCCCAGTCTAGAAAGTCTTTATGAGCCCATGAAAGGGCAAACGAATGTCTACAAATTGAAAAAGTAG
- the rbfA gene encoding 30S ribosome-binding factor RbfA has protein sequence MESKRQKQVGKQIQKDLGEIFQKDFALSFDGAFVTITDVKVSPDLAIARVYLSFLMAKDKEAVLETIRENTKKIRGIFGQRAKNQLRIVPNFQFYIDDSAEYAQHMNEVFSKLDIPPAPEDDEEDDDIYTR, from the coding sequence ATGGAAAGCAAGCGACAAAAGCAGGTTGGTAAACAAATTCAGAAAGATTTAGGCGAAATATTTCAAAAAGATTTTGCCCTCAGTTTTGATGGAGCTTTTGTCACAATAACCGATGTGAAGGTTTCTCCCGATTTGGCCATTGCCCGTGTATACCTCAGTTTCTTGATGGCCAAAGACAAAGAAGCCGTTTTGGAAACCATTCGTGAGAACACCAAAAAAATCAGAGGAATTTTCGGGCAAAGGGCCAAAAACCAATTACGTATTGTGCCCAATTTCCAATTTTATATCGACGACTCCGCGGAATATGCTCAACATATGAATGAAGTCTTTTCTAAACTGGATATTCCGCCTGCTCCGGAAGACGACGAAGAAGACGACGACATTTATACTCGCTAA
- a CDS encoding ABC transporter permease, with protein sequence MKLAFYIAKKYFFSSKKRGFIHFISIISMLGVCLGTAALIIVLSVFNGLEELNRSIFKSSDPDIRIQSTQSKTFAQEAINWAALEKIEGIDKTTKVLEDNALARRNEEQMIVVVKGVDSTFIRHNPLEANLYDGELLLKKDSEYFAFVAGGVYSTLSLQSFNYLRPLELWYPKNQKLNVLNPESNISTLVLPVSGAFVLEQEYDNIIYVSLEMMEKLTEMPGQLSSLDIQLTDEKYTNQVKNKLEKLFPENFSIKDRDQQNEALYRAIKIEKMFIFMALLFIIGIASFNIYFALSMLVLDKKDDIQTLSALGASKKLIRSLFLAEGGIISLTGALIGLIFGVGICWSQMQYGWLKMGMEFALVDAYPILLKFSDVCLSIFGILIITFLASVFPAKKATRFT encoded by the coding sequence ATGAAGCTCGCCTTTTACATTGCCAAAAAATATTTCTTTTCGAGCAAAAAAAGAGGTTTCATACACTTCATTTCCATCATATCCATGCTTGGTGTATGTTTGGGCACTGCGGCTTTGATCATTGTTTTATCGGTTTTCAATGGCCTGGAAGAACTCAATCGATCGATTTTCAAAAGCAGCGATCCTGATATCCGTATCCAATCGACCCAGAGCAAAACGTTTGCCCAAGAGGCCATAAATTGGGCGGCACTTGAAAAAATAGAAGGCATAGACAAAACCACAAAAGTACTGGAAGACAATGCCTTGGCACGCCGAAATGAAGAACAGATGATTGTGGTGGTGAAAGGGGTAGACAGTACTTTTATTCGGCACAATCCCTTGGAAGCCAACCTGTACGATGGCGAATTGTTGTTAAAAAAGGACAGCGAGTATTTTGCCTTTGTGGCGGGTGGTGTGTACAGCACTTTGAGTTTGCAAAGTTTCAATTACCTGAGACCGCTCGAACTCTGGTATCCCAAAAACCAAAAGCTCAATGTCCTCAATCCCGAAAGCAACATCAGCACCTTGGTTCTACCTGTCTCGGGGGCTTTCGTCCTGGAGCAAGAATACGACAACATTATCTACGTTTCTCTGGAAATGATGGAAAAGTTGACTGAAATGCCAGGCCAATTGAGCAGCTTGGACATTCAACTGACTGACGAAAAGTATACCAACCAAGTGAAAAATAAGCTTGAAAAATTGTTTCCTGAAAATTTCAGCATCAAAGATCGGGATCAACAAAATGAAGCCTTGTATCGGGCCATAAAAATTGAAAAAATGTTCATTTTCATGGCCTTGTTATTCATTATCGGCATTGCCAGTTTCAACATCTATTTTGCCCTGAGCATGCTGGTTCTCGATAAAAAGGACGACATACAGACGCTATCCGCTTTGGGTGCCAGCAAGAAGTTGATCCGTTCTTTGTTTTTGGCCGAAGGCGGAATCATCTCACTCACCGGGGCTCTCATTGGTCTAATTTTTGGTGTGGGCATCTGTTGGAGTCAAATGCAATACGGCTGGCTAAAAATGGGCATGGAATTCGCTTTGGTCGACGCTTACCCCATATTGTTGAAGTTTTCCGACGTTTGCCTTTCCATTTTTGGCATTTTAATCATTACCTTTCTGGCCTCGGTGTTTCCAGCCAAGAAAGCCACCCGATTTACATAA
- a CDS encoding M1 family metallopeptidase — translation MKNITFFSLLLACFGLHAQPYQASTTKKFDLIHSELHLEPNWENHHLSGEAILTVKPWFYAQNTLILDAKSFDIAEVRVNKKTVKYQYNLAKLAIELGRSYSRTDTLQVYVKYTAKPDELQSIPQFEELEYKGLYFIDSSRNKPQQIWTEGETEYNSCWFPTLDSPNQKHNQDIYLTVPKHFITLSNGLLLDQKEEANNKRTDHWQQKLPHSVYLTMIAAGDFRKVVDPNYSNFEVSYYVEPKYEKEAIGIFGRTPEMIRYFESLLNLKYPWKKYSQIAVRDYVSGAMENTTATIHGSSVQLDAHQLIDGNDDAVIAHELFHHWFGDLVTAESWANLPLNESFADYSEFLWAAHYEGKDEGAWTNFVGLNQYLEESKEKQVPVIRYHYADMEDMFDSHSYAKGGRILHMLRQTVGDEAFFAALHEYLNKMAFENAEISDLREAFEDVTGEDMNWFFDQWFLRAGHPRLQIEKTYKKGKLSLTFKQKIDSSNTTLYRFPIEIEYGNESSKKRKRFEISEQNQHFELDMEEAPDFVAIDPDGNFLGEIKSEAKDKEWIAMALLSSGPIARFRAFQQIMGEDEENDAYSQKPVYEKKKRELALALLKDPFWRIRELAAYKFLDYDGDDFLDVEKALQSVLKTESKSQVRTAAILAMKNFLNPQNDLLFRQALKDSSYSVQAAALEALLNHDPADAETLVQDMEDIDDVHIFSAVADYKSKKAKPEDYPWFVERISAQDGNELYQSLGIFGAFLIGLPAEYQLKAIPFLKQIAENESIWIGRMAATQNLALLLEHPEAQKAIKEIIAKEKNEQLLRLYKQLPIE, via the coding sequence ATGAAAAATATCACTTTCTTTTCTTTGCTTCTGGCTTGTTTTGGCCTGCATGCACAGCCGTATCAGGCCAGCACCACAAAGAAATTCGACCTGATTCACAGCGAATTGCACCTTGAACCCAATTGGGAAAACCACCACCTCTCAGGCGAGGCCATTTTAACTGTAAAGCCTTGGTTCTATGCACAAAACACCTTGATATTGGATGCCAAAAGCTTTGACATAGCCGAAGTAAGGGTGAACAAAAAAACTGTAAAATACCAATACAACTTGGCCAAATTGGCTATTGAATTGGGCCGATCGTATTCGCGTACAGACACCTTGCAGGTCTATGTAAAATATACCGCCAAACCCGATGAACTGCAAAGCATTCCGCAATTTGAAGAGCTCGAATATAAGGGTCTGTATTTTATAGATTCATCGCGAAACAAACCACAGCAAATCTGGACAGAAGGCGAAACTGAATACAATTCTTGTTGGTTTCCTACACTCGATTCGCCCAACCAAAAGCACAATCAGGATATTTATCTTACCGTGCCCAAGCACTTCATTACGCTCTCCAATGGCTTGCTGTTGGATCAAAAAGAAGAAGCAAACAATAAGCGAACTGACCACTGGCAGCAAAAATTGCCCCATTCGGTTTACCTCACCATGATCGCGGCCGGGGATTTTCGCAAGGTAGTGGATCCAAATTATTCGAATTTTGAAGTGTCCTATTATGTCGAGCCCAAATACGAAAAAGAGGCCATCGGGATTTTCGGCAGAACGCCCGAAATGATCCGCTATTTCGAAAGCCTTTTGAATTTGAAATACCCTTGGAAAAAGTACAGTCAAATTGCTGTACGTGATTACGTGAGCGGAGCTATGGAAAATACCACAGCAACCATTCACGGAAGCAGTGTGCAGCTCGATGCTCACCAACTGATCGATGGAAACGACGATGCCGTGATTGCCCATGAGCTTTTCCACCATTGGTTTGGCGACTTGGTGACTGCCGAATCTTGGGCCAATCTGCCCCTGAACGAATCTTTCGCCGACTATTCCGAATTTTTATGGGCAGCTCATTACGAAGGAAAAGACGAAGGAGCATGGACGAATTTCGTAGGATTAAACCAGTACTTGGAGGAGTCCAAAGAAAAACAAGTGCCCGTGATCCGCTACCATTATGCCGATATGGAAGACATGTTCGACAGCCACTCTTATGCAAAAGGTGGGCGTATTTTACACATGTTACGCCAAACTGTGGGCGACGAAGCCTTTTTTGCAGCCTTGCACGAATACCTGAACAAAATGGCTTTTGAAAATGCAGAAATCAGCGACTTGAGAGAAGCTTTTGAAGATGTGACCGGCGAAGACATGAACTGGTTTTTCGACCAATGGTTTTTGCGGGCGGGTCACCCGAGGCTTCAAATCGAAAAGACCTATAAAAAAGGAAAATTGAGCTTGACCTTCAAACAAAAAATAGATTCGAGCAATACGACGCTCTACCGTTTCCCGATTGAAATCGAGTATGGGAACGAATCTTCGAAAAAAAGAAAAAGGTTTGAGATCAGTGAGCAAAACCAACATTTCGAGTTGGACATGGAAGAAGCTCCAGACTTTGTAGCCATTGATCCGGATGGCAATTTTCTGGGCGAAATAAAATCGGAAGCCAAAGACAAAGAATGGATTGCAATGGCTCTACTTTCATCGGGGCCGATTGCACGTTTTCGGGCCTTCCAACAAATAATGGGTGAAGACGAAGAAAACGACGCCTATTCGCAAAAGCCTGTCTACGAAAAAAAGAAACGTGAATTGGCCTTAGCTCTTTTGAAAGACCCATTTTGGCGAATTCGCGAATTGGCAGCCTATAAATTTTTGGATTACGATGGTGACGATTTCTTGGACGTGGAAAAAGCCCTGCAATCTGTTTTGAAAACCGAAAGCAAATCGCAGGTGCGAACGGCGGCCATTTTGGCGATGAAGAATTTCTTGAATCCCCAAAACGATTTACTTTTCCGTCAAGCTTTAAAAGACAGTTCGTATAGTGTTCAGGCAGCCGCACTCGAAGCACTCTTAAATCACGACCCTGCCGATGCCGAAACATTGGTACAGGATATGGAAGACATTGATGATGTCCATATTTTTTCGGCAGTAGCGGATTATAAATCAAAAAAAGCCAAACCCGAAGATTATCCTTGGTTTGTAGAGCGGATTTCGGCCCAAGACGGCAATGAATTGTATCAGTCTTTGGGGATTTTCGGAGCCTTTTTGATCGGCCTTCCTGCGGAATACCAACTCAAGGCAATTCCTTTCTTGAAACAGATTGCGGAAAACGAATCCATCTGGATAGGCCGCATGGCCGCCACCCAAAATTTGGCCTTGCTTTTGGAGCATCCAGAAGCCCAAAAAGCCATTAAAGAAATTATAGCAAAAGAAAAAAACGAACAGCTGTTGCGTTTGTACAAACAGCTGCCCATTGAGTAA
- a CDS encoding SPASM domain-containing protein yields the protein MHFKDQSNFLRKMTWKRTLNGFLLLSSYLWSKLTKSPKIWGKPIAIGFEPTTSCNLRCPECPSGLRSFTRPTGMLEKSLYEDSIEQLKDQLLYLTFYFQGEPYLHPNFLDMVKYASKRKIYTATSTNAHFLNPEMAEKTVKSGLDRIIVSIDGTTQETYQNYRIGGKLEKVLAGTKNLIEAKKKLKSNTPHIIFQFLVVRPNEHQIDEVYEMANALGVDEVRLKTAQIYDYAQGNALIPTIDKYSRYRDNGDGTFSIKNKLLNHCWKMWHSCVITWDGQIVPCCFDKDAEHPMGSLKEKSFDSIWHSSGYTQFRKALVHSRSDVEICKNCSEGALV from the coding sequence ATGCATTTCAAGGATCAAAGCAATTTCTTGCGTAAAATGACCTGGAAAAGAACCCTGAACGGGTTTCTTCTGCTCTCTTCTTATCTCTGGTCTAAGCTGACGAAATCGCCGAAAATTTGGGGAAAGCCCATTGCCATCGGCTTTGAACCCACAACCAGTTGCAATTTACGCTGTCCCGAATGCCCAAGCGGTTTGAGGTCATTCACCCGACCAACGGGCATGTTGGAAAAAAGCCTTTACGAAGACAGCATCGAGCAATTGAAAGACCAATTGCTTTACCTCACCTTCTATTTTCAGGGTGAACCCTACCTCCACCCCAATTTCTTGGACATGGTGAAATATGCCTCGAAGAGAAAGATTTACACGGCCACATCGACCAATGCCCATTTCCTGAACCCCGAAATGGCCGAAAAAACCGTAAAATCTGGATTGGACCGTATTATCGTTTCGATTGATGGCACCACTCAAGAAACCTATCAAAATTACAGGATCGGCGGAAAGCTCGAGAAAGTACTTGCCGGCACCAAAAACTTAATCGAAGCCAAGAAAAAGCTGAAAAGCAACACGCCGCACATTATTTTCCAATTCTTGGTGGTGAGACCAAACGAACATCAAATCGACGAAGTGTATGAAATGGCCAATGCTCTTGGCGTGGACGAAGTGCGACTAAAAACCGCACAAATTTACGATTACGCACAGGGCAACGCACTTATCCCGACCATTGACAAATACTCCCGCTATCGCGACAATGGCGACGGCACGTTCAGCATCAAAAACAAGCTTTTGAACCATTGCTGGAAAATGTGGCACAGTTGCGTAATCACTTGGGACGGCCAAATTGTGCCCTGCTGTTTCGACAAAGATGCAGAACACCCTATGGGCTCATTAAAAGAAAAGAGTTTCGATAGCATTTGGCACTCCTCCGGATACACCCAATTTCGGAAAGCACTCGTGCATTCCCGCTCGGATGTCGAAATCTGCAAAAATTGCAGCGAAGGAGCTTTGGTTTAA
- a CDS encoding sulfurtransferase codes for MSDTYNIQGPLVDVDWLRDNFNKANVKIVEAKMKPVNAPDNWETGFKIPGAVQMDINADFSILETDLPHMFPDAALFSKSAQKLGLHNEDVLVVYDQVGTYGSPRAWWMFRAMGHEKVYVLNGGLPAWQKAEMPLEKAEWPKAIEGDFVAQINKALWKTADEVLSEIGNENSQILDARAQGRFDGTAPEPRPDLRGGHIPGSFCLPFQQVQDGIYMKSEAQLKAIFSALNLGEKSLIMSCGSGVTASVLALAAEVAGYKNAAVYDGSWAEWGMPNEKYPVEKA; via the coding sequence ATGTCTGATACCTACAATATTCAAGGACCATTGGTGGATGTCGATTGGCTTCGGGATAATTTCAACAAAGCCAATGTGAAAATAGTGGAGGCTAAAATGAAGCCTGTAAATGCTCCAGACAACTGGGAGACGGGCTTTAAAATTCCTGGAGCGGTGCAGATGGACATCAATGCCGATTTCAGTATTTTGGAAACCGATTTGCCCCACATGTTTCCAGATGCTGCATTGTTTTCAAAATCGGCTCAGAAATTGGGTCTGCACAATGAAGATGTGCTGGTGGTTTACGATCAGGTCGGTACCTATGGCAGTCCGCGGGCTTGGTGGATGTTCCGAGCGATGGGGCATGAAAAGGTGTACGTATTGAATGGGGGTTTGCCCGCTTGGCAAAAGGCAGAAATGCCTTTGGAAAAGGCGGAATGGCCGAAAGCAATTGAAGGTGATTTTGTGGCACAAATCAATAAAGCTTTGTGGAAAACAGCCGATGAAGTGCTTTCTGAAATCGGGAATGAAAATAGCCAGATTTTGGATGCTCGTGCACAAGGACGATTTGATGGCACCGCTCCAGAACCGCGTCCAGATTTACGCGGTGGGCATATTCCGGGTTCTTTCTGTTTGCCTTTTCAGCAAGTACAGGATGGGATTTACATGAAATCTGAAGCTCAACTGAAAGCGATTTTCAGTGCTTTGAATTTGGGCGAGAAAAGCTTGATTATGAGTTGCGGTTCGGGTGTTACGGCTTCCGTTTTGGCTTTGGCCGCAGAAGTGGCGGGGTATAAAAATGCGGCTGTTTACGACGGTTCTTGGGCCGAATGGGGAATGCCGAACGAGAAATACCCTGTGGAGAAAGCTTAA
- a CDS encoding VOC family protein, which yields MENSIYPCLWFDGKAQEAAAFYCSVFKNSKITASNPMVVNFELNGKKFMGLNGGPHFQFNEAVSFVIQCENQDEIDYYWTKLTAEGGIESQCGWLKDKFGLSWQVVPSVLPKLMSDPEKAPRVIEAFMKMKKFDIATLENA from the coding sequence ATGGAAAATTCAATTTATCCCTGTCTTTGGTTTGACGGAAAAGCTCAAGAAGCAGCCGCGTTTTATTGTTCAGTTTTCAAAAATTCCAAAATCACGGCCAGCAATCCTATGGTGGTGAATTTTGAATTGAACGGGAAGAAATTCATGGGCCTAAACGGTGGCCCACATTTTCAATTCAATGAAGCGGTATCCTTTGTGATTCAATGCGAGAATCAGGACGAAATCGATTATTACTGGACGAAGCTTACTGCTGAGGGCGGAATCGAAAGCCAATGCGGTTGGCTCAAAGACAAATTTGGACTTTCGTGGCAGGTGGTGCCCTCGGTGTTGCCCAAATTGATGAGTGATCCAGAGAAGGCTCCTCGGGTAATAGAGGCCTTCATGAAAATGAAAAAGTTCGATATCGCTACTTTGGAGAATGCCTGA
- a CDS encoding winged helix-turn-helix domain-containing protein: MISRLSFLLCLIFLGTLRAQDESHIKVSLRMIGHQILLHAGDSTSRVLPIEQNDHFYRIKFESEFSFKPDELVSIIDSIMVQANLGKDYIVEVESCESQSIVYSYEIGNAIKSDIVPCTGRSQPKACYMLSIRFPERENTFLPLAKSGIAAFLIFSSGLFVFYQIRQRKKQKDKPDQIQIGQFVFDKIHMQLVHSNTQIELSGKEAELLALLIESKNETIDRETILKEVWGDEGDYIGRTLDVFISKLRKKLEADPEVKIVNIRGVGYKLLCKP; the protein is encoded by the coding sequence ATGATCTCGAGGCTATCTTTTCTCCTGTGTTTAATCTTCCTGGGCACCCTTCGTGCACAAGACGAAAGCCATATCAAAGTATCGCTGCGAATGATCGGGCATCAAATCTTGCTGCACGCTGGCGACAGCACTTCGCGTGTTTTGCCCATTGAGCAAAATGATCATTTTTACCGTATAAAATTCGAGTCGGAATTTAGTTTTAAACCCGATGAATTGGTATCCATTATCGATTCGATAATGGTGCAAGCCAATTTGGGAAAAGACTATATAGTCGAGGTTGAATCTTGCGAAAGCCAAAGCATTGTGTACAGTTATGAAATCGGCAATGCCATCAAATCGGATATTGTGCCCTGCACGGGCCGAAGCCAACCCAAAGCCTGCTACATGCTTTCGATACGTTTTCCAGAAAGGGAAAACACATTTTTGCCTTTGGCGAAATCGGGTATCGCCGCTTTTCTGATCTTCAGTTCGGGCCTCTTCGTTTTCTATCAGATCAGGCAGCGGAAGAAACAAAAAGACAAGCCCGACCAAATCCAAATCGGCCAGTTTGTTTTCGATAAAATACACATGCAACTTGTGCACAGCAACACGCAAATAGAGCTTAGCGGAAAAGAAGCCGAACTGCTGGCCTTGCTGATTGAATCGAAAAACGAAACAATAGACCGCGAAACAATCCTGAAAGAAGTATGGGGCGATGAAGGCGATTACATCGGGCGAACTCTGGATGTTTTCATTTCGAAATTGAGAAAAAAACTGGAAGCCGACCCCGAAGTGAAAATCGTGAACATCCGCGGTGTGGGTTACAAGCTGCTCTGCAAGCCTTAG